One window from the genome of Palaemon carinicauda isolate YSFRI2023 chromosome 24, ASM3689809v2, whole genome shotgun sequence encodes:
- the LOC137617953 gene encoding L-sorbose 1-dehydrogenase-like, giving the protein MSEEHQGGWNFKRIGFAAVVIVAAAWIWQVCFSTSQGIVYKPERIYDFIIVGGGTAGSVLAARLSEVEHFKVLLVEAGGEEPWLTQLPMSAVFLLRSKHDWRYLTAPQKKSMVAMEGRQSSWSRGRMLGGSGSVNFNIHTYGSPQDFDSWENEHGAVGWGFAEMKKYANKAECWRLRPKLFKEQCNPDPSKKNLPKECKNATSHGERDHVRQRQDAVQCYDPALRYVTADSELAQTFVAAGKELDLPTGNLNDDIDYGFMAAQSTVHRGVRWSSARGYLRPALGRPNLHVLINTQVTKVIWDGSRAVGVHYVQWDKPQLNGTVYARGEVILSSGTTNTPLILMHSGIGHPDVLSTFKINPVSLLRGVGANLQDQLNVPMYVEIKKPISMNLDKLRTISNLWNYFIKGKGDFSRSAIDGVAFMPINRPKPEVGIVLFNLNTIERDLYSGIVNMKLDYFDAAFPQMSNHSSEGFAFMASCLHPKSRGIVRMVSRDPLHPPGIDPNYLDHPYDIQCMKYAFKLAIRLSRTKAFQKIGATLHLPRYSECMKTNAETADDHKSLYNEYVSCVIRLSAVTSHNPVGTAKIGPPGDPMAVVDPELRVYGTSRLRVVDASAMPSSISGSPNSAVIVLAEKAADLIKETWKDNDLSTERICSTSENCEVEILATLSSRGASIILPYYSSNFIIISSFCLFLATMTGFL; this is encoded by the exons GTTTTGCGGCCGTGGTAATAGTCGCAGCAGCTTGGATATGGCAGGTTTGTTTTTCGACCTCGCAGGGAATTGTTTACAAGCCAGAGAGAATCTATGATTTCATCATCGTGGGAGGTGGAACAGCAGGCAGCGTCTTGGCCGCCAGACTGAGCGAGGTAGAACATTTCAAAGTTCTTCTTGTGGAAGCTGGAGGGGAAGAGCCATGGCTCACTCAACTTCCTATGTCAGCAGTTTTCCTGCTAAGGTCAAAGCACGACTGGAGATACCTTACGGCACCTCAGAAGAAATCAATGGTAGCCATGGAAGGAAGG CAATCATCTTGGTCCAGAGGACGCATGCTGGGCGGAAGCGGCTCGGTTAACTTCAACATCCACACGTACGGGTCGCCGCAGGATTTCGACTCCTGGGAGAACGAACACGGAGCTGTAGGATGGGGCTTCGCCGAGATGAAGAAATACGCCAATAAAGCAGAATGCTGGCGTTTACGGCCGAAGTTGTTTAAG GAGCAATGTAATCCCGATCCCAGCAAGAAGAACCTACCGAAGGAGTGCAAAAACGCCACCTCGCACGGCGAGCGCGATCACGTAAGGCAACGGCAGGACGCCGTGCAGTGCTACGATCCGGCTTTGAGGTACGTCACGGCCGATTCGGAACTGGCGCAGACCTTCGTTGCTGCTGGGAAGGAATTGG ACCTACCCACTGGAAACCTCAATGATGACATTGACTATGGATTCATGGCAGCTCAATCTACTGTCCACCGAGGTGTGCGCTGGAGTTCCGCTAGGGGGTACCTTAGGCCTGCCCTTGGTAGGCCCAATCTCCACGTCCTTATCAATACACAAGTCACAAAG GTCATTTGGGATGGCTCCCGTGCAGTTGGTGTCCATTACGTGCAGTGGGACAAACCCCAGTTAAATGGGACAGTGTACGCACGAGGTGAAGTGATACTGTCCTCTGGAACTACAAACACTCCGCTTATTTTAATGCATTCTGGAATAGGCCATCCAGATGTGCTCTCAACATTCAAG ATCAATCCGGTATCCCTCCTTAGAGGTGTTGGAGCTAATCTCCAAGACCAGCTTAATGTTCCTATGTACGTGGAAATCAAGAAGCCTATCTCTATGAATTTAGACAAACTTCGGACTATAAGCAACCTATGGAATTACTTCATAAAAGGAAAAG GAGACTTTAGCCGATCAGCCATCGACGGAGTGGCCTTCATGCCGATTAATAGGCCTAAGCCAGAGGTGGGCATCGTCTTATTCAACCTGAATACCATTGAAAGGGATCTATACTCAGGCATCGTTAATATGAAGTTGGAT TACTTCGACGCCGCATTCCCCCAAATGAGCAACCACAGTTCGGAGGGCTTCGCCTTCATGGCGTCCTGCCTTCACCCGAAGAGCCGGGGTATCGTCCGGATGGTTTCCAGGGATCCTCTACATCCTCCGGGAATTGATCCTAACTATCTCGATCATCCGTATGATATACAGTGCATGAAATATG CATTCAAACTAGCCATTCGACTATCAAGGACAAAGGCTTTTCAGAAAATCGGAGCTACTTTACACCTTCCAAGATACTCGGAATGCATGAAGACAAATGCCGAAACTGCTGATGACCACAAGTCACTTTATAACGAGTACGTGTCCTGTGTCATACGGCTATCGGCTGTGACTAGCCACAATCCAGTTGGGACGGCTAAAATAGGGCCACCTGGAGATCCGATGGCTGTGGTGGATCCTGAGTTAAG GGTTTACGGAACATCTAGACTCCGAGTAGTCGATGCATCAGCCATGCCTTCGTCCATCTCCGGTTCTCCAAATTCCGCTGTTATAGTCTTGGCCGAGAAAGCAGCCGACTTAATTAAG GAAACATGGAAGGATAATGATTTATCCACCGAGAGGATCTGTTCAACCTCAGAAAATTGCGAGGTGGAAATTCTAGCAACTTTATCCAGTAGGGGTGCTTCCATCATCTTGCCATACTACAgctctaattttatcattatttcctctTTCTGTTTATTTCTGGCAACCATGACTGGTTTTCTATAG